A genomic segment from Peribacillus sp. ACCC06369 encodes:
- a CDS encoding CTP synthase, giving the protein MTKYIFVTGGVVSSLGKGITAASLGRLLKNRGLNVTIQKFDPYINLDPGTMSPYQHGEVFVTDDGAETDLDLGHYERFIDINLGKHSNVTTGKIYSTVLRKERRGDYLGGTVQVIPHITNEIKERVFRSGNETNADIVITEIGGTVGDIESLPFLEAIRQIKSDIGINNVMYIHCTLVPYIKAAGEMKTKPTQHSVKELRSLGIQPNIIVARTESPISQDMKDKIALFCDIDKNSVIECLDADTLYSIPLALQAQNMDQIVCDHLKLDCGEADMEDWKELVKKVTSLSKKTKIALVGKYVELQDAYLSVVEALKHAGYAFDADVEIDWVNSEDVTKENVAELLQGADGILVPGGFGDRGIEGKIAATEFARTTKTPFFGICLGMQLASIEYARNVLGLPEAHSAEIKEDTPDPIIDLLPEQKDVEDLGGTLRLGLYPCKLIEGTKAFEAYNDEVVYERHRHRYEFNNHYRQAMEEAGFVFSGTSPDGRLVEIIELKDHPWFVASQFHPEFTSRPNRPQPLFRDFVGMSLKRSAKL; this is encoded by the coding sequence ATGACAAAATATATTTTTGTGACAGGTGGAGTAGTTTCTTCCTTGGGAAAAGGGATAACGGCCGCTTCTTTAGGTAGACTTTTAAAAAATAGGGGATTGAATGTTACCATCCAGAAGTTTGACCCTTATATCAACTTGGATCCAGGTACGATGAGTCCATATCAACATGGTGAAGTGTTTGTAACGGATGATGGTGCTGAAACGGATTTGGATTTGGGTCACTATGAGCGTTTTATTGATATCAACCTTGGTAAACACAGCAATGTGACTACAGGTAAAATTTATTCGACTGTCCTGAGAAAAGAACGCCGTGGCGATTATTTAGGTGGAACAGTTCAAGTCATTCCCCATATCACGAATGAAATTAAAGAACGGGTTTTCCGTTCAGGTAATGAAACGAATGCAGATATAGTCATCACCGAAATTGGTGGTACTGTTGGGGATATCGAGTCACTTCCATTCCTTGAAGCGATTCGTCAAATTAAAAGTGATATCGGAATCAATAATGTTATGTATATCCATTGTACACTTGTACCTTACATCAAAGCTGCTGGTGAAATGAAAACAAAACCGACACAGCATAGTGTAAAAGAATTACGCAGTCTTGGCATTCAGCCAAATATCATCGTTGCACGTACAGAAAGCCCAATTTCACAAGATATGAAGGATAAAATCGCTTTATTCTGCGATATTGATAAAAATTCTGTTATCGAGTGTCTTGATGCGGATACACTTTACTCCATCCCTCTTGCGCTTCAAGCACAAAATATGGATCAAATCGTTTGTGATCACTTGAAATTGGACTGTGGCGAAGCGGATATGGAAGATTGGAAAGAATTGGTCAAAAAGGTTACTTCTTTATCAAAGAAAACGAAAATCGCCCTAGTCGGAAAATATGTTGAATTGCAAGATGCTTATCTTTCTGTAGTGGAAGCACTTAAGCATGCAGGTTACGCATTTGATGCAGATGTTGAAATCGACTGGGTGAATTCTGAAGATGTAACAAAAGAAAATGTTGCCGAACTTCTTCAAGGTGCAGATGGAATCCTTGTTCCTGGTGGTTTTGGAGATCGTGGAATCGAAGGGAAAATTGCAGCCACCGAATTTGCCCGCACGACAAAAACACCGTTCTTCGGAATTTGTTTAGGCATGCAGTTGGCATCCATTGAATATGCACGTAACGTCTTAGGATTGCCAGAAGCACATTCAGCTGAAATCAAAGAGGATACTCCAGATCCAATCATCGATCTTCTTCCTGAGCAAAAGGATGTTGAAGATTTGGGTGGTACACTGCGTCTTGGTCTGTATCCATGTAAGCTTATCGAAGGAACTAAAGCATTCGAAGCTTATAATGATGAGGTTGTTTATGAACGTCACCGTCACCGTTATGAATTCAATAACCACTACCGTCAGGCTATGGAAGAGGCAGGATTCGTCTTTTCCGGTACAAGTCCAGATGGTCGTCTGGTTGAAATCATTGAATTGAAAGATCATCCTTGGTTTGTGGCTTCTCAATTCCATCCGGAATTCACGTCACGCCCTAACCGTCCACAGCCGCTATTCCGTGACTTTGTGGGTATGTCTTTAAAGCGCAGCGCAAAACTTTAA
- a CDS encoding acyl-CoA dehydrogenase, with product MDFKFTEEQEMIRKMVSDFAVNEITPHIEAMERGEFPKTILQKMGVLGLMGIPIPEQYGGTGMDFMSYIIAINEISKVSPTLGVILSVHTSVGTNPIVYFGTDEQKQKYVPKLAAGKFLGAFCLTEQSSGSDAASLKSKAVKEDGVYRINGSKVFITNGGEADVFIVFASTDPQMGSKGISAFIVEKGTPGLIIGKDERKMGLHGSSTVQVTFEDMKVPAANLLGEEGEGFKIAMANLDVGRIGIAAQALGIAEGAMEHAVQYAKSRVQFGKPIAKQQGIGFKLAEMATGIEASRLLVYRAAYLRSHGLKCGKEAAMAKLFASRTAVEVAIEAVQVFGGYGYTTEYPVERYFRDAKVTEIYEGTSEIQRMVISKNL from the coding sequence ATGGATTTCAAGTTTACCGAAGAACAGGAAATGATACGGAAGATGGTAAGCGACTTTGCGGTGAATGAGATTACCCCTCATATCGAGGCAATGGAAAGAGGCGAATTTCCAAAAACGATACTGCAAAAAATGGGTGTGCTTGGTTTGATGGGAATCCCTATCCCGGAACAATACGGTGGCACGGGTATGGACTTTATGTCTTATATCATCGCCATCAATGAGATTTCCAAAGTAAGTCCCACTCTCGGTGTCATACTGTCCGTTCATACTTCTGTTGGCACAAATCCAATCGTTTATTTTGGAACGGATGAGCAGAAGCAAAAATATGTGCCTAAGTTAGCTGCTGGTAAATTTCTTGGCGCCTTTTGCTTAACTGAGCAAAGCTCAGGTTCGGATGCTGCGAGTTTGAAATCAAAGGCGGTAAAGGAAGACGGAGTATATCGAATAAATGGATCAAAGGTATTCATCACAAATGGCGGGGAAGCTGATGTGTTCATTGTTTTTGCCTCAACCGATCCGCAGATGGGAAGCAAGGGAATATCAGCTTTTATCGTGGAAAAAGGAACCCCAGGCTTAATCATCGGTAAAGATGAACGTAAAATGGGCCTTCATGGCTCGAGCACCGTGCAGGTAACGTTCGAGGATATGAAAGTCCCTGCAGCCAATCTCCTTGGCGAAGAAGGTGAAGGCTTTAAGATCGCAATGGCCAACTTGGATGTGGGAAGGATCGGGATTGCTGCCCAAGCGCTGGGAATTGCTGAGGGTGCCATGGAACATGCCGTCCAATATGCAAAAAGCAGGGTGCAATTCGGCAAACCTATTGCCAAACAGCAAGGGATTGGTTTCAAACTGGCTGAAATGGCAACGGGCATAGAAGCTTCAAGGCTACTGGTCTATCGGGCGGCTTATTTACGCTCGCATGGATTGAAGTGCGGTAAAGAGGCGGCCATGGCTAAGCTATTCGCTTCGAGGACGGCTGTCGAGGTGGCGATAGAAGCAGTCCAAGTTTTCGGAGGCTATGGTTATACAACGGAATATCCGGTCGAACGCTATTTCAGGGATGCAAAGGTAACTGAAATTTATGAGGGTACCAGCGAAATACAGAGAATGGTCATCAGTAAGAATCTATAA
- the icmF gene encoding fused isobutyryl-CoA mutase/GTPase IcmF → MSTVKVYKPKNHIRFVTASSLFDGHDASINIMRRILQSSGAEVIHLGHNRSVEEIVNAAIQEDVQGIAMSSYQGGHVEYFKYMYDLLKEKGAEHIRIFAGGGGVIIPREIKELHDYGIARIFSPDEGREYGLQGMINVLMEECDFSTVKPSLQERFDELIAGGTNAIAQFITFAENRLDASQESAAAVESLFEQIKTSEKKVPVLGITGTGGAGKSSLTDELIRRFINEVPDEKVAILSVDPTKQKTGGALLGDRIRMNAIFSERVYMRSLATRHSKSELSLAIRDAISVVKAAGFDLIIVETSGIGQGDAEIAEICDVSMYVMTSEFGAPSQLEKIDMIDYADLIVINKYERKGSEDAKNQVQKQYQRSRTLFDQDPSEMPVYGTIASQFNDPGTNALFAALIEKLNEKSGTDWSTAFSKEADVYKQNVIIPTDRRYYLREISDSVRSYHKRAAEQVRIARRLFQIEGAIEAVKENENNEDMVASLEKLKKETASNLSPESKKILSGWMDLKEKYAGEQFVTKVRDKEIITKLKTKSLSGLMIPRVSLPKYVDYGEILGWVFRENVPGFFPYTAGVFPFKREGEDPKRQFAGEGSPDRTNRRFHYLSKDDNAKRLSTAFDSVTLYGEDPDHRPDIYGKVGESGVSICTLDDMKKLYAGFDLCHPSTSVSMTINGPAPIILAMYMNTAVDQQVQRKEEELGRSLTEAELEEVQAYTLQTVRGTVQADILKEDQGQNTCIFSTEFALRLMGDIQAYFIDRKVRNYYSVSISGYHIAEAGANPISQLAFTLANGFTYIEYYLSRGMNIDDFAPNLSFFFSNGLDPEYTVIGRVARRIWATVMRDKYGANERSQKLKYHIQTSGRSLHAQEIDFNDIRTTLQALMALQDNCNSLHTNAYDEAITTPTEESVRRAMAIQMIITKEHGLSKNENPMQGSFIVEELTDLVEEAVLQEFDRINDRGGVLGAMETQYQRGKIQDESMHYEMKKHTGELPIIGVNTYLNPNPPSEEAVNSMEIARATKEEKEGQIINLQAFQERNKEFTDEALTKLKVAAMNGENIFAELMNCVRVASLGQITRALYDVGGQYRRNM, encoded by the coding sequence ATGAGTACAGTCAAAGTGTATAAACCCAAGAACCATATCAGATTCGTTACAGCTTCGAGTTTATTTGATGGACATGATGCATCAATCAACATAATGAGGAGAATCCTTCAGTCCAGCGGGGCAGAAGTCATTCACCTAGGTCATAATCGTTCGGTGGAGGAGATCGTGAATGCGGCCATCCAGGAAGATGTTCAAGGCATAGCCATGTCATCATACCAAGGCGGGCATGTGGAATATTTTAAATATATGTATGACCTACTGAAGGAAAAGGGAGCCGAGCACATTCGGATTTTTGCCGGCGGAGGCGGGGTCATCATCCCGAGGGAAATTAAGGAACTCCATGATTATGGGATTGCCCGTATCTTTTCTCCCGATGAAGGTCGGGAATATGGGCTTCAAGGCATGATAAATGTATTGATGGAGGAGTGTGATTTCTCGACTGTCAAACCATCTTTACAGGAACGTTTTGATGAATTGATCGCAGGGGGGACAAATGCCATTGCCCAATTCATTACCTTTGCTGAAAATAGACTCGATGCTTCACAGGAATCGGCGGCAGCGGTGGAGAGTCTTTTTGAGCAGATCAAGACTTCGGAAAAGAAGGTTCCGGTCCTTGGGATTACAGGGACGGGGGGCGCCGGAAAAAGTTCATTGACTGATGAATTGATACGAAGGTTCATTAACGAAGTTCCAGACGAGAAAGTCGCCATTCTTTCTGTCGACCCGACCAAACAAAAAACAGGCGGTGCCTTGCTTGGTGACAGGATTAGAATGAATGCGATCTTTTCAGAGCGTGTTTATATGCGAAGCTTGGCCACGCGTCATTCAAAAAGTGAGTTGTCTTTGGCGATAAGGGATGCCATTTCAGTCGTGAAGGCAGCTGGCTTCGATTTAATCATCGTTGAAACGAGTGGAATTGGTCAGGGAGATGCAGAAATTGCCGAGATATGCGATGTATCCATGTATGTAATGACGAGTGAATTCGGTGCGCCTTCCCAACTTGAAAAAATCGATATGATTGATTACGCAGACTTGATAGTCATTAACAAATATGAGCGCAAAGGCTCTGAAGATGCTAAAAACCAAGTTCAAAAACAATACCAAAGAAGCCGTACGCTTTTTGATCAAGATCCATCTGAAATGCCAGTATATGGAACGATCGCTTCCCAATTCAACGACCCAGGCACAAATGCTTTATTCGCTGCACTGATTGAAAAGCTTAATGAAAAATCAGGGACGGATTGGAGTACCGCCTTTTCGAAAGAAGCGGATGTTTACAAGCAAAATGTCATAATTCCAACTGATCGTCGTTATTATTTACGTGAAATCAGTGATTCGGTCAGATCGTATCATAAACGTGCGGCTGAACAAGTGCGTATTGCCCGCAGGCTTTTCCAGATTGAAGGAGCAATTGAAGCAGTTAAGGAAAATGAGAACAACGAAGACATGGTGGCTTCTTTAGAAAAATTGAAAAAGGAAACCGCTTCGAATTTATCACCTGAATCTAAAAAAATCCTTTCTGGATGGATGGATTTAAAGGAAAAGTATGCGGGGGAACAGTTTGTAACGAAAGTCAGGGATAAAGAAATCATCACGAAGCTGAAAACTAAAAGTTTATCAGGTTTAATGATTCCGAGAGTATCACTGCCTAAATATGTTGATTATGGAGAGATCTTAGGATGGGTATTCCGTGAGAACGTTCCGGGCTTCTTTCCTTACACAGCGGGAGTCTTTCCATTCAAGCGTGAAGGGGAAGACCCGAAGCGGCAATTTGCCGGCGAAGGATCGCCCGACCGAACCAACAGGCGTTTTCATTATTTGTCAAAGGATGATAATGCTAAACGGCTAAGTACGGCTTTCGATTCTGTAACTCTATATGGAGAGGATCCTGATCACCGGCCTGATATCTATGGAAAGGTAGGGGAAAGCGGAGTCAGTATCTGTACGTTGGATGACATGAAAAAGCTGTATGCAGGCTTTGACCTATGCCACCCCTCGACCTCTGTATCCATGACCATCAATGGACCGGCACCAATCATTTTGGCCATGTATATGAATACTGCAGTCGATCAGCAGGTTCAACGGAAAGAAGAAGAGTTAGGCCGTTCTCTTACGGAAGCCGAACTTGAAGAAGTGCAGGCTTATACTCTTCAAACAGTACGCGGAACTGTTCAAGCGGATATTCTGAAAGAAGACCAAGGCCAGAATACATGCATCTTCTCTACGGAATTTGCTTTAAGGTTAATGGGGGATATTCAAGCTTATTTCATCGATCGGAAAGTCAGGAACTATTACTCTGTATCCATTTCTGGCTATCACATTGCAGAAGCGGGTGCCAATCCCATTTCACAGCTGGCTTTTACATTAGCGAATGGCTTTACTTACATTGAATATTATTTAAGCCGCGGAATGAATATTGATGACTTTGCCCCGAATCTGTCGTTCTTCTTCTCGAATGGACTGGATCCGGAATATACGGTTATCGGCAGGGTGGCAAGAAGGATTTGGGCTACAGTCATGCGGGATAAATATGGTGCGAATGAACGTAGCCAGAAGCTGAAATATCATATACAGACTTCAGGGCGCTCCCTTCATGCGCAAGAAATTGATTTTAATGATATCAGAACGACACTTCAGGCTTTAATGGCACTGCAGGACAACTGTAACTCCCTGCATACCAATGCGTACGATGAAGCCATCACGACGCCTACAGAAGAATCCGTTCGCCGGGCAATGGCCATACAAATGATCATTACAAAGGAGCATGGGCTCTCAAAAAATGAAAACCCGATGCAAGGTTCCTTCATCGTAGAGGAATTGACGGATCTGGTTGAAGAGGCTGTACTGCAAGAGTTCGATCGCATCAATGATCGAGGCGGTGTGTTGGGTGCAATGGAGACACAGTATCAGCGCGGGAAAATCCAGGATGAATCGATGCATTATGAAATGAAAAAGCATACGGGCGAATTGCCTATCATTGGGGTCAATACGTATTTGAACCCAAATCCTCCTTCTGAAGAAGCTGTGAACAGCATGGAGATTGCCCGTGCAACAAAAGAAGAGAAGGAAGGGCAAATCATCAACCTTCAGGCATTTCAGGAAAGAAATAAGGAGTTCACTGATGAAGCCCTGACAAAACTGAAAGTGGCTGCCATGAATGGGGAAAATATCTTTGCTGAACTCATGAATTGCGTGAGAGTGGCCAGTTTGGGCCAGATAACCAGGGCGCTATACGATGTAGGCGGTCAATATCGAAGAAATATGTAG
- a CDS encoding 3-hydroxybutyryl-CoA dehydrogenase → MSIQKVMVIGAGQMGAGIAQVCAMSGYEVLLHDLKDEYVEKGLGTITKNLSRQVEKGKMESEEKDSILSRLTSSTDLKNAAAVDLVIEAAVENMEIKTKIFAELDEITPQHVILASNTSSLPITEIAAATKRPEKVIGMHFMNPVPVMKLVEIIRGLATSDEVYKEVEKMAETLNKVPVEVNDFPGFVANRILMPMINEAIYTLYEGVATKEAIDDVMKLGMNHPMGPLTLADFIGLDTCLYIMETLHQGLGDDKYRPCPLLRKYVKAGWLGKKSGRGFYEYN, encoded by the coding sequence ATGAGCATTCAAAAAGTGATGGTCATTGGTGCGGGACAGATGGGAGCTGGCATTGCCCAGGTTTGTGCAATGAGCGGTTATGAAGTTCTTTTACACGATTTAAAAGATGAGTATGTAGAAAAGGGATTAGGGACAATCACCAAGAACCTTTCCCGGCAAGTTGAAAAAGGGAAAATGGAATCCGAGGAGAAAGATTCAATCCTTTCCCGCTTGACGTCATCGACGGATTTGAAAAATGCAGCAGCGGTGGATTTAGTAATTGAAGCTGCAGTGGAAAATATGGAAATTAAAACAAAAATATTCGCCGAGTTGGATGAAATCACACCACAGCACGTCATTCTTGCATCCAACACTTCTTCGCTTCCGATTACCGAGATAGCCGCAGCCACGAAAAGGCCTGAAAAGGTAATTGGCATGCATTTCATGAACCCCGTTCCAGTCATGAAGCTGGTTGAAATCATTCGTGGCCTTGCTACATCGGATGAAGTTTATAAAGAAGTTGAAAAGATGGCAGAAACCTTGAACAAGGTACCGGTGGAAGTCAATGATTTTCCAGGTTTCGTAGCGAATAGGATTTTAATGCCGATGATCAATGAGGCCATCTATACACTTTACGAGGGCGTCGCTACTAAAGAGGCGATCGATGATGTAATGAAGCTGGGAATGAACCATCCGATGGGCCCGCTTACACTAGCTGACTTCATTGGGCTCGACACATGCTTATACATAATGGAAACCCTTCACCAAGGACTGGGTGACGATAAATATCGACCGTGTCCGCTGTTAAGGAAATATGTAAAAGCTGGGTGGCTAGGCAAGAAATCAGGACGCGGCTTTTACGAATATAACTAA
- a CDS encoding acyl-CoA dehydrogenase → MQFKLTEEHEMIRKMVRDFAQNEVAPTAAERDEEERFDREIFDKMAELGLTGIPWPEEYGGIGSDYLAYCIAIEELSRVCASTGVTLSAHTSLAGWPIYKFGSEEQKQKYLRPMAQGEKIGAYGLTEPSSGSDAGGMRTTAKLVGDEYIISGSKIFITNGGIADTYVVFALTDPKSKQKGTSAFIVEKDFPGFSVGKKEKKLGIRSSPTTEIIFDECRVPKENLLGKEGEGFKIAMMTLDGGRNGIAAQAVGIAQGALDAAVDYAKERVQFGKPISAQQGIGFKLADMATGVEASRLLTYQAAWLESEGFPYGKESAMSKLFAGDTAMKVTTEAVQVFGGYGYTKDYPVERYMRDAKITQIYEGTQEIQKLVISRMVTK, encoded by the coding sequence ATGCAATTTAAATTAACGGAAGAACATGAAATGATCAGAAAAATGGTCCGCGACTTTGCCCAGAATGAAGTGGCTCCGACAGCTGCCGAGAGGGATGAAGAAGAACGGTTTGACCGTGAGATCTTCGATAAAATGGCTGAACTTGGATTGACTGGGATTCCGTGGCCTGAGGAATACGGCGGAATTGGAAGTGATTACTTAGCGTATTGCATAGCGATTGAGGAACTTTCCCGCGTTTGCGCTTCTACTGGGGTGACTTTATCAGCCCATACTTCGCTCGCAGGATGGCCAATATATAAATTTGGGTCTGAAGAACAAAAACAAAAATACCTTCGCCCGATGGCACAGGGTGAAAAAATCGGTGCATACGGCCTGACTGAACCCAGCTCAGGCTCAGATGCAGGCGGTATGAGAACGACTGCAAAGCTTGTAGGTGATGAATATATTATCAGCGGTTCAAAAATCTTCATTACGAATGGCGGGATTGCGGATACATATGTCGTGTTTGCATTGACAGATCCAAAATCCAAACAAAAAGGAACGAGTGCCTTTATCGTTGAAAAGGACTTCCCTGGTTTTAGTGTTGGTAAAAAAGAGAAGAAGCTGGGAATCCGTTCATCACCGACCACGGAAATCATCTTTGATGAGTGCCGAGTTCCTAAAGAAAATCTCCTTGGAAAAGAAGGGGAAGGCTTTAAAATTGCAATGATGACGCTTGATGGCGGACGGAATGGAATTGCTGCCCAGGCAGTAGGCATAGCCCAAGGTGCATTGGATGCCGCAGTTGATTATGCAAAAGAGCGCGTCCAATTCGGCAAGCCAATTTCTGCACAGCAAGGAATCGGTTTTAAATTGGCGGATATGGCAACAGGTGTTGAAGCTTCCAGGCTATTAACCTATCAGGCTGCCTGGTTGGAATCAGAGGGCTTTCCTTATGGAAAAGAGTCGGCCATGTCCAAACTTTTTGCCGGGGATACAGCAATGAAAGTGACGACAGAAGCCGTCCAAGTTTTCGGGGGTTATGGATATACAAAAGATTATCCAGTAGAGCGGTATATGCGCGATGCGAAAATAACCCAGATTTACGAAGGTACACAGGAAATTCAAAAGCTGGTCATCTCACGGATGGTTACTAAATAG
- the rpoE gene encoding DNA-directed RNA polymerase subunit delta → MRNLSLKQHSKEQLLEMSLIEMAYDLLVERNEPIPFKELISELASLHHLSKAEVAKRIAQFYTDLNVDGRFTSLGDNRWGLKTWYPVDQIEEEVVHVVKPKKKKKAKKAAVVIDDFDELEDEDLDFEEDVDDLDEDEDDDDDDILGTPVIDEVLLDDDVDDDDDLEEEIIEDDAFVLDDDEDEDEDEEELDEDKEK, encoded by the coding sequence GTGCGGAATTTGAGTTTAAAACAACACTCAAAAGAGCAATTATTGGAAATGTCCTTAATTGAGATGGCATATGATTTGTTAGTGGAAAGAAATGAACCGATTCCATTTAAAGAATTAATAAGTGAATTAGCTTCGCTGCACCATTTATCTAAAGCGGAAGTGGCAAAAAGAATCGCACAATTCTACACGGATTTAAATGTGGATGGCCGCTTCACTTCACTTGGAGACAACCGCTGGGGATTGAAAACATGGTACCCAGTTGACCAAATCGAAGAAGAAGTTGTACATGTTGTTAAACCTAAAAAGAAAAAGAAAGCTAAAAAGGCTGCTGTCGTTATCGACGATTTCGATGAACTTGAAGACGAAGATCTTGACTTTGAAGAAGATGTCGATGATCTGGACGAAGATGAAGATGACGACGATGATGATATCCTAGGTACTCCAGTTATCGACGAAGTGCTTTTGGATGATGACGTGGATGATGATGACGATCTGGAAGAAGAAATAATTGAAGATGATGCATTTGTCCTGGATGATGATGAGGACGAAGATGAAGACGAAGAAGAGTTGGATGAAGATAAAGAGAAATAA
- a CDS encoding acetyl-CoA C-acetyltransferase, with protein sequence MAKTVIISGVRTPFGKFGGGLSSLTASQLGGIAIKEALVRAGIEGSEVDEVIMGNVLQAGQGQIPSRQAARHAGLPWEVKTETINKVCASGLRSVTFADQIIRLGEEEIIVAGGMESMSNAPYILPKARWGLRMGDGELKDTMISDGLSCSFTGAHMGTYGNSTAEDLEITREEQDSWAYESHQKAIKAIDGGILAEEIISVQVPVRKGEPITIEHDEAPRKDTSAGKLAKLGPAFNNEGTITAGNAPGVNDGAGALVLMSEERAEKEGKTPFAYILAHAEVAVEAKDFPKTPGLVINELLKKTGKSIEEIDLFEVNEAFAAVALASGKIANIEPGKVNVNGGAVALGHPIGASGARIIITLMHELKRRGGGLGIAAICSGGGQGDAILIEVPKQG encoded by the coding sequence ATGGCAAAAACAGTGATTATTAGCGGTGTGAGAACACCTTTTGGTAAATTTGGCGGTGGTCTTAGCAGTTTGACGGCATCACAACTTGGTGGAATTGCAATCAAAGAGGCACTTGTTCGGGCAGGGATTGAAGGCAGCGAAGTAGACGAGGTCATCATGGGGAATGTGCTTCAAGCGGGCCAAGGACAAATACCTTCCCGCCAGGCAGCACGTCATGCTGGGTTGCCTTGGGAAGTGAAAACGGAAACCATTAATAAAGTATGCGCATCAGGACTTCGCAGTGTCACATTTGCTGATCAGATCATTCGCCTTGGTGAAGAAGAAATCATTGTTGCCGGCGGAATGGAATCGATGAGCAATGCGCCTTATATCCTTCCGAAAGCAAGGTGGGGACTAAGGATGGGTGATGGCGAACTGAAGGATACCATGATTTCGGATGGACTTAGCTGCAGCTTTACAGGCGCTCATATGGGGACTTACGGAAACAGTACTGCCGAGGATCTTGAAATCACCCGTGAGGAACAAGATAGCTGGGCTTACGAGAGTCATCAAAAGGCGATAAAAGCAATCGATGGCGGTATTCTTGCAGAAGAAATCATTTCCGTACAGGTGCCTGTGCGAAAAGGCGAACCAATTACCATCGAACATGATGAAGCCCCAAGAAAAGATACATCTGCCGGGAAGTTAGCTAAATTAGGTCCAGCTTTCAATAATGAGGGGACCATTACGGCTGGTAATGCTCCGGGTGTCAATGATGGGGCAGGTGCACTCGTATTGATGAGTGAGGAACGTGCGGAAAAAGAAGGGAAAACGCCTTTTGCCTATATTTTAGCTCATGCAGAAGTTGCAGTGGAAGCAAAGGACTTCCCTAAAACGCCAGGTTTGGTCATAAATGAACTCCTGAAGAAGACAGGTAAATCGATAGAGGAAATTGATTTGTTTGAAGTGAACGAAGCATTTGCAGCGGTTGCACTGGCAAGTGGGAAAATTGCCAACATCGAGCCGGGAAAAGTGAATGTTAACGGAGGGGCTGTAGCATTAGGTCACCCAATCGGTGCAAGTGGTGCCCGCATCATCATTACACTGATGCATGAATTGAAACGTCGCGGAGGAGGTTTGGGCATCGCAGCGATCTGTAGTGGCGGCGGTCAGGGAGATGCCATTTTAATCGAAGTGCCGAAACAAGGATGA
- a CDS encoding TetR/AcrR family transcriptional regulator, whose translation MEKREVLASVKDERLVEKRRTQMIKGAVTLFKEKGFHRTTTREIAKAAGFSIGTLYEYIRTKEDILYLVCDFIYDEVQEKLQKEIEQSDGTLESLKLTIAYFYKVMDDMQDEVLVMYQEVKALTKDALPYVLNKELRMVGMFEKVITKCVENGELFLTEKQISLVSHNIFVQGQMWSFRRWALHKQYTLQEYVELQTQLLIQNVSLQKSTDINMFQ comes from the coding sequence ATGGAAAAAAGAGAGGTTCTTGCATCTGTAAAGGATGAGCGGCTGGTTGAAAAAAGGCGTACACAAATGATTAAAGGAGCGGTGACCCTTTTTAAGGAAAAGGGATTTCATCGTACGACTACCAGGGAAATCGCCAAAGCGGCCGGCTTTAGTATCGGCACGTTATACGAGTATATCCGAACCAAGGAAGATATATTATATCTCGTCTGTGACTTTATCTATGATGAAGTCCAGGAAAAGCTTCAGAAAGAAATAGAACAGAGTGATGGGACACTTGAAAGTTTGAAGCTGACGATCGCCTATTTTTATAAAGTGATGGATGATATGCAGGACGAAGTGCTGGTGATGTATCAGGAAGTGAAAGCTTTGACGAAAGATGCCTTACCTTATGTTCTGAACAAGGAACTTCGGATGGTAGGCATGTTCGAAAAGGTGATAACGAAATGTGTTGAGAATGGGGAGCTGTTTTTGACTGAAAAACAAATAAGCCTTGTTTCACATAACATTTTCGTTCAGGGACAGATGTGGAGTTTTAGAAGATGGGCTTTGCATAAACAGTATACGCTTCAAGAGTATGTTGAACTGCAGACGCAATTATTGATTCAAAATGTATCGCTTCAGAAAAGCACTGATATAAATATGTTTCAATAA